CTCGATCTCATCGTGCGCACGCTGCTGCGTCCGGGCGATGCCGTGGTCGTCGAAGATCCCGGCTACTGCAATCTACTGCAGATTCTCAGGCTCGCCGGACTCGACGTTCATGGCGTGCCGCGCACCGCCGCGGGCATCGATACCGACGTGTTCGAACGCATCGTCACAGAGCATCGGCCGAAGGCTGTCTTCCTCAACACGACGCTGCAGAATCCGACGGGCGCGACTTTCAGCATGGCGTCGGCGTTTCGTCTGATGCAGATCGCCGAGCGGCACGGCCTGTGGGTCGTGGAAGACGACGTGAACCGCGAGCTTGCGCCGCCCGGCGCGCCGTTGCTTGCAGCACTCGAAGGCTTAAGCCGCGTCGTGTATGTCGGCGGTTTCGCCAAGACGATCACGCCCTCGCTGCGCTGCGGTTATGTCGTGGCCGAACGCGACGTGTTGCGCGAACTGGCGCGCACGAAGATGGCGGTAGGACTGACGTCGTCGGAGGCGACGGAGCGCATCGTCGAGAAAGTGCTGACGGAAGGGCGTTACGCGCGGCATGTCGGATTCGTGGTCGACAAACTGAAGGACGCGCATGCGCTCGTCGAGCAGCGCATGGATGCGCTCGGCGCGACGTTGTTTCGTCGTCCGCGCGCGGGTCTCTTCGTGTGGGCGCAACTGCCGATCGATCCGTCCCGTGCGAGCGAAGTCGCGACGCGTGCGCTGGAACACGGCATCTGGCTTGCCCCCGGCTCGTACTTTCGTCCGGGCGATGCACCGAGCGCGTGCTTTCGTTTCAACGTGCCGCACTCGCTCGATGACGCGCTCTGGGCGTTCCTGGAAACGTTGCTGTAGTCGCTTCTCAAACGGTGGCGCGCGGACCGGCGCTCAGGCGATGCAAATGCGTGCGCTGACGCGCCGCGCTCTTGCGGCCGCGCGACGCCGCGAGATGCGCCTGCAACCGCTCGCACACGTCTTTTCTGCGCACAGGGTTGAGCGGATCGCACAGACGAATGGTCAACGTGGCTGCTCTCGCGTGCAGCGGCACGAGCGTGTCGGGCTCCGGTGCTTCCCAGAGCACGACGGTATGCGTGCCGTCCGACACTTGCACGATCTGGAAGTGCGCGAGATCGATCTTGCTGAGTTCGTGTGGTTCGATCGAATGATGCATGATGCCCCCGGAAACAGTCTCTCTGTGCATCGCCGGGTATGCAAACAGTATGCCGACGCCTGAAGCATCGCCCTTTTCCGCGTCGGCGCGGTCGCAGTGTAATTTTCAGCGTGGCGCGCGTGAAAAAACGCCATTCGCGGACAAACGCATGTGTTGGCGCGAGCCGCACACCGCGCCCGCGCCGTCCGCTTTCTTATGCTTATTCGCCGTAAATATCGAAGTCGAAATACTTCTGCTCGATGCGCTTATAGGTGCCGTCCTTGATCATCGCGGCAATTGCGCCGTCGAGCTTCTCTTTCAGATCGGTGTCCTCTTTGCGAAGACCGATTGCCGTTCCCGGACCGAAAATCGCGCTGTCTTCTAGCGCAGGACCGGCGAAAGCGAAAGGCTTGCCGCGCGGTGTGTCGAGAAAGCCGCGTTCGGCCTGCACCGCGTTTTGCAGCGATGCGTCGAGACGTCCGGCGAGCAGGTCGGCATAAACCTGATCCTGATCCGCATACGATACGACTGTCACCCCTTTGGCGCCCCAATGCGCTTTCGCATAGCTCTCCTGCATCGAGCCTTGTTCGACGCCCACCGATTTGCCCGCGAGCGATTCCGCCGTCGGCTGAATCTTCGCATCGCGTTTGGCGACGAGTCGCGTCGGAACGTGGAAGAGCTTGCTCGAAAACGCGATCTGCTTCACACGTGCAGGCGTCATGGACATGGTGGACAGCACGCCGTCGAACTTGCGCGCCTTCAGCCCTGGAATCATGCCGTCGAAGGCATTCTCGACCCATACGCATTTCGCTTCCAGACGGCGGCACAGTTCATTGCCGACGTCGATGTCGAAGCCGACCAACTGGCCGTCAGGGGCTTTCGATTCGAACGGGGGATAACTGGCATCGACGCCGAAGCGAATGGTGGACCAGTCTTTGGCATGTGCGCCGATGGATACAGCCAGCGTGGAGCTCAACAACACCGTCAACAACGTCTTCACGTTCGTCCCTTCTTAGCGATGAGTTTGAATAGTTCTCGGACTGCCGCGAAAGATTATAGAGGGCTTGGAACGCGCTAAAAAAATGGCCGCGAATTTCGCGGCCATTGGGTTGAAGCACTGTCTTATCGTTAGAGAGCGTTCATTAGTTCGCGCGCACTTCGATGCGGCGCGGACGCGCTTCTTCACGGCGCGGAATCGTGAGCTTCAGCACGCCGTTCGTCAGATTCGCGTCGATCTTCGTCGTGTCGAAGTCGTCGCTGACGGTGAATGCACGAGCGAAACGCGGGGCGCGGACTTCCGCGTGATGCACGCGCAAGCCGGCTTGCGCGGTGACCACCGCTTCGGCTTCGATAAAGAGGCGCGCGTCATGCACCTTCACGTCGAGCTTTTCGCGCGGCACGCCGGGCAAATCCGCCCAGAGCGTGATGCCGTGGCTGTCTTCGACGATATCGACTGCGGGCGTGAAGCTCGCGCGGCGCACATTGTCTTCATTCTTGCGCGTCACGTCGCCTTCGTTGCGCTGCGCCAGTTGAGTGGTGTCGTTCATCGTAAGCTCCCGAATGCTGATTTACTGAATGGTGATGGCGCGCGGCTTGGACGCTTCGCGCTTGCCGACCGTGATGGACAGCGTGCCGTTCTCATAACGAGCCTGCACTTTGTCGATGTCCGCGTTCTGCGGCAGTTCGATCACGCGGCGGAAGCTCCCGGTAAAGCGTTCTTTCGCATACGTGCGTGCGCCTTCGCTCTGCGTTTCGGCCTTGCGCTCGCCGCTGATCGTGAGCGTGCCTTTGTCCACGGTCACATCCAGCGTTGCGGGATCGACGCCCGGCGCGAAAGCGACGATCTCCACGGCGTCGTCCGTGCTGCCGATATTCAATTGCGGAAAGACGTCCGTGCGGCTCGTGCGAATGCTCGACGGCAGGTTGCCGAAGAGCGTCGACATTTGCCGCTGCATGCGGTCGAATTCCGCAAAGACGTCGCCGCCAAAGTAGAAGTCACTCATGATCCAGTCTCCGAAAATACGGCCGCTTCAAGGCCGGAACAGTGCGTTAATGGATGTGGCAGCGCATTGTTTGCGTTGCTGCCCTTGCAGCCAAAAATAGGAGCGGAGAGGCTCTTTTCAATAACTCAAACCGCATTTGCAAAGCGATTTTTTATTCGTTCGAGGACTCTTGAAAAGTAGTCGCCGAATCATAAATGGCTTCGTTTGAGCACCGGGCGCTGAAGAATTCCATCCGCTCTTACAATGAGCGATCCATCACGAGCGGCGGGGACGGCAAGATGAAGGTATGCATATACGGCGCGGGCGCAATCGGCGGCTGGATCGGCGTCAGACTTGCGCAAGCAGGCTGCGATGTCAGCGTGGTCGCGCGCGGCGCGACGCTCGATGCGCTCACGACGCGCGGCTTGCAACTCGTCGAGCAGGACACGACGCACACGGCTCAGGTCCGCGCGAGTGCCGCGCCCCAAGCGCTGGGGCAGCAAGACCTGGTCGTTGTCGCCGTCAAGGCCCCGGCGATGGAGTCCGTCGCCGCGCACATCGCGCCGCTGTTGAGCGAGCGGACCACGGTGCTGACCGCCATGAACGGCGTACCGTGGTGGTTCTGCGACGGCTTAGGCGATGCATTCGCCGGCAGGCGTCTTTCGTCGGTGGACCCGCACGGCGCCATCGCGGCCGCGATACCGAGCGCGCAGACGGTCGGCTGCGTGGTCCACGCGAGTTGCTTCGTGCAGGCGCCGGGCGTCATCCGGCATCATCAGGGTAACGGGCTGATCCTCGGCGAGGCGAGCGGCAAGCCGAGCGCGCGTGTCGATTCGCTCGTATCGCTGTTCGCCCAGGCAGGCTTCGATGCTTCCGCTTCGCCGCAGATTCAGCGCGACGTCTGGTTCAAGCTCTGGGGCAACATGACCATGAACCCGATCAGCGCGATCACCGGCGCCACCACGGACCGCATTCTCGGCGACGATCTCGTGCGCGGCTTCGTCACGCGCATCATGCTGGAAGCGAAGGAAATCGGTGCGCGCTTCGGCATTCCCATCGAACAGGAGCCCGCGGACCGGCACGCGGTTACGGCGAAACTCGGCGCGATGAAAACCTCGATGTTGCAGGACGTCGAAGCGCGCAAGGCCGTCGAACTGGATGCACTCGTCGCGTCGGTGCGGGAACTCGGCGCCATGACCGGCGTGCCGACGCCTTTTACCGACGCACTGCTCGGCCTCGCGCGTCTGCATGCGCGCACGCTGGGGCTTTATCCGGCGCAATGAGTAGCGAGTCGAGGACGCCATGAAAGAATCCCCGAGCGAACTCGTCGCCATGCGCGACATGCTGCGCGAGTTCGTCGACGAACGCGACTGGCGCCGCTTTCATGCGCCCAAGAACCTCGCGGCGGCGTTGAGCGTGGAGGCAAGCGAGTTGCTGGAGCCGTTCATGTGGCTTCAGACCGGCGACAAGACCGAACTCGACGACGCCAAACTCCGGGCCATCCGCCACGAAATGGCGGACGTTCTCGCTTATCTGGTGATGCTGGCGGACGCGCTCGATGTCGACCTGCATGAAGCGTTGCGGGAGAAGATGGCGCTCAATCGCGCGAAGTATCCGGCGCACAAGGTTCGCGGGGACGCGCGCAAATACAGCGAATACGATGAATGACGAAAGCGGCGGACACGGCTAAGCTCGCATGATGCCCTAACGACCGAGGATGCCGATGGACTTTTCGCTTTCGCCGGAGTTGACCGAATTGCAGGCGCGGGTGCGCGCGTTCATCGCAAAGGAGATCGTGCCGATGGAGCGCGATCCGCGCTGCACGCCGCACGGGCCGAACGAAGCGTTGCGCGCTGAACTCATCGCGAAGGGCCGCAAGGCGGGCCTGCTGTCGAGCCACATTTCACCGGAGTTCGGCGGGCTCGGGCTCGGCCATGTCGCGAAGGCCATTCTCTTCGAAGAAGCGGGCTATTCGCCGCTCGGCCCCGTCGCACTCAATATCGCCGCGCCCGACGAGGGCAACATGCATCTGCTGGAAGCCATCGCGACGCCCGAGCAGAAAGAGCGCTGGCTGCGTCCGCTCGCGGCGGGCGAGATCCGCTCCTGCTTCTGCATGACCGAGCCGTCGCCCGGCGCGGGCGCGGACCCCGCGATGCTCCAGACCACGGCCACGCGTGACGGCGACGACTACGTGATTCACGGCCGCAAGTGGTTCATCACGGGCGCGGAGGGCGCGGCGGTGGCGATCATCATGGCCAAGTTCGCCGATGGGCCGGCAACCATGTTTCTCGCGGACATGTCGAGCCCCGGCTTCGTCATCGAACGGTCGATGGATTCGCTCGATACGTGCTTTCCGGGCGGCCACGGCGTCGTGCGATTCGACGGACTGCGCGTGCCTGCATCGAACGTGCTCGGCGAACCGGGCGAAGGCTTTCGCTATGCGCAAGTGCGTTTGTCGCCCGCCCGTCTCACGCATTGCATGCGCTGGCTCGGCGCGGCGCGGCGCGCGCATGACGTGGCAAGCGACTACGCGCGGCGCCGTCAGGCTTTCGGCAAGGCGCTAGGCGAGCATGAAGGCGTCGGTTTCATGCTCGCGGACAACGAGATGGATTTGCATGTGACGAGGCTTGCCATCTGGCACTGCGCGTGGGTGCTCGATCAGGGCGTGCTCGGCAAGCACGAGTCGAGTGTCGCGAAGGTGGTGTCGTCGGAGGCGCTGTGGCGCGTGGTGGACCGTTGCGTGCAGGTGCTGGGCGGGCAGGGCGTCACGCACGAAACCGTCGTCGCGCGCATCTTCGCGGACATGCGCGCGTTTCGAATTTATGACGGCCCGTCGGAAGTGCATCGGTGGAGCATCGCGCGGCGAATTCTGCGCGGGCCGAAGCCGGCCGCCTGACCGCGCGCTCTATTGCGTCATGGGCGGTTTGTCGGCTCGTCGTTGCGCGACGATGCGGCCGGCGCGCATTGCGTTGTCGGGATAATGGATCCAGTCGTTCGGATCGTAGCCCGCAGCGAGCCAGGCGCGGAGATCGTAGCGGACCTGTTCGCGCGTCTTGGGCGCGGACGGGTCGTCGGTAAGCGGCTGCGCGATGGCAGACGCCGCCCAGCACGCCGCAAGCGCGCCGAACATGAAACGGGAAGCAGCTTTCATGAAGACCCCTTGTGCCGCTTACAACGGCTTACTTATTCTAGGACACAACGTGAAATCGCACCGGCGCGTGCGCAGCCGTGCGCCGTTGCGCGAATAGGCAATCGACGCGGCTTCCGAATCGACAACTGCATTGCATCTGTACGCTATGTGGGGTGATCTGAGTCCCAAATAACGGACACCGTTTCACCCGCTCACAACAGGGGAAACCCCGTGTTGCATTGCAGCATGTCATTGAGTATGCTGTTCCGAGCGGGGCCGAGCCGCCCTCTATCATCAAGCCACATGCCCTAAACGTTTCGCGTGCGGGCAACGCGAAAGAGAAGCGCCCGACATCGAGGGCGTTCGTCTAGGCAAGGCAGCAAGCCTTACGGACGTCAACTTGAAGGAGCCGCATTGATGGACCTGACCACATCGTCGAAACCGACGCTGCATGTCTTCCACCAGGAAGGCGGGTGGCATTGGGGTATCACCGTCGAACGCGCGGCAGGCGGCGGCATGAAAGTAGTCGCCTACAGCGACGAAGGCTTCGACTCCGAGGACGAAGCCCGGGAGGACGGCGAACACGTCCTGCGCTCGGAAGACTGGCAGTCGCGTCAACGGTTCAGCCGCAGCGAGCGGCGCACCGGCTGCTCCTGATAACCGGCTTCTTTTCCCTTCGAACGACAAGCGCAATCCATTCCCTGCGTGCCGGCCGCCGCGCTATGTTTTTGCTCGTCATGCGGGCGGTCTGTCGATCGGCGGCGTGCCGTCGTGGAAGAACTTCCTAAGTTCTGTTCTCAACTCCGGCGAATCCTGATGTTGATGCGCGCTCACCGCATGTTGAACGGCGGCTTGCATCAATTCGTCTTCGGAGTCCGCGGCCAGCGCGAGGGTGCAGTGGCTGTCGCTCGAGCACTCGCGGCAATCGATGTACTTGCGTGTCATGGCGTCCTCCGTGCATGAGGCGCTGCTAACAGTATAGGCTGTCCGCGTGACTGCGATGCCGGTTTGCGCGTGCGTGCGCACTCGGGTAACGTCCATGCCTATGGACGATTCTTCGCTTTCCGACGCCACCCTTGCGGCCTATCGCGCGGCTGTCTATCGGATATATGGCGAGCCACCCATCGATATGATGATCGGCGAGAAGAACGCTGAGATCGCCGCGCTGCTGGCGCGCCACGGGGTCTCTAGCGCCGTGTTCGTGACGGCGTTTAATCCATTCGGGCGCGCACTCAGTGCGGGGCAAAACGGCGCGCGCCAGCACATGCTCGAAGCACGCATCGTGCAATCAGGGTTGACCGCTTTACCCGGCGAAGGAATCGATCCGAACGGCATATGGACCGCCGAAGCGAGCCTTTTAGTGCTCGGAGCGACTGAGCAAGACGCCGACGAACTCATGCTCGCATACCGACAGAACGCCGTGGTGGTCGTCCATAGTGACGGCTTGGCGCAACTGCGCGTGCATCCGCAATATCGCTGAATCAGTGAGGTAGCCTATTCATGCGGCTCGTGCGAATGGACTTGATGCGAGGAAAGGACGCCGCCTATCGCGCGGTGATCGGCGATGTCGTGTACGAAAATGCTCGCTTTCAGATCGGTGGTGAGCACCGCGCGTCGGATTTCATCGTGGATTGTGGATATCTCGGCATTAGCCGCACCGACCATTGCATCGTGATTCAGGTGACGCTCAATGAAGGACGCGATGGGGTGAAGAAACGCGCGTTTTGCAGAGCCGTCGCGGATGGCCTGCACGAGCGTATTCGTCTGCGGCGCTAGGACGTTTTATCAGCCTGATCGAAGTGAAAGGCAGAAGTGGTCGTTCGGCAGCCGAGAGTCAATCAATAAAAATAAGGATCGCATGACGAAGTACTGAGGGAATCCTTGAGCATCACTGCGCTCACGGAGCTCGCTCTTCGAGAGCCGCGAGACCGCCTCGCCGCTCGCTGGCTGATTAGCCATGGCACCCGAGCGCGTCACCCAGACGCAGCAACAAGTCGAGGGGATTACTAGGCGTTGCTCGCCGCGAGTACAAAGGCGTCAGCCCTCTTCGCACGCGAGGCCGAACAACTGGGAAGCCGGCTTGCCGAGGAGCAGCAGGGAAGCGCCACGTTAAAGCATGAAATTGACGCCGTGCGCAGCGGTGGGCCGAGCTTGCGCGCGGCGTTGACATGTTGATAACGAGGCGAGACCAGAGACGCGGAGACTGGTTGCTGAGACGTTCCAGAAAATCGTCCCGTATCAACTCAGTTTCGAATGACGTTGACTATTCAACGATCAATATGCTGCTGATGTCGGAGTACGGCGTCTCACGAGTGCTACACGTCGGGGAGTGGCGCACGGGGCCAGCAACCACCTGCGCTGTGCGCGGAACCATCAGGAGCCGTTCGGCCGACGCTACCGAGCCTCGTGGGAGTGCGTCGCGGCTCAAGACAAAGCCCTCCGAAGCGAAGCTTGCCAGCGACGCTCGCCTGGGCGCGGCATTGGCTGTGGCGACCAGTACGAACTGGACTTCGGTATGGCGAAGAGCACATCCGGACGATTCCGGTTCGCCCGCAACAGTGACAACTCCTGAGTGCCGATGCCGAAATCAGCGCATCGGACGAGGACATGTCGCAAATCCCGGCGCATATGACGTTCATGGTGCGCGTCGGCTACGGATATTTAGACTTGCACCGGCAAGCGGTGCGGCGCTTCCCCGACGCTTCCTCAGGGCGCTGCAGAAGGGGGCGCAAACTCTGGCCGCTCGCCCTCGCGGGACCGGTTGCCCTATCGGCAAGCGATCAGTTGTGGGCGGTATCTAGCAAGGTCATCAGCCCCACACGCCAACGACGTTGATGATCCACGGGCCCTTGTCGCTCGCCAAGGTCGCTTGAGGCACCTGGTGATGATCCGATTGTTTCGTATCGGCCTGCCCGGCGCGCTGCAAGTATCGCTCTACGTTTGACGCGTGCACCTTCGTCTACGTCGAAGCCGATCATCACGCGGTGAGCGATGTCGGCGAACATGGAAGAGGCATGCAACTGCCGGAGCGAACGGCCACGACAACGCCGCCTCAGCGGCTCTTTCCTCGCAGGTAGCAGCAGATCCAGCAAGCGGCCTCGACGAAGATCGAGGCCGCGATCGAGCGCGTGTGATTGCTCCACAACAGCGCAACGGTTTTCAGAGTATTCCCATATTACGCACTATTGATCGCCGGAACACTTGCGGGTTACTGGCGGGATGTGCCGTCGCGCGTCCGGCATCCTAGAAAGAAGCGAAGCATTGAAGAATGAATAACGGGATTTACAAGCTGGTCTTTAGCCGCGTACGGCACATGATGATTGCGGTTGCTGATTTCGCCACGGGGCAGGGCGCGGAAGGCGGGAGCGCGACGCAGCGCGAGTCGGTCGTATCATTCCACAGCATCGGTTCGAGCCTTCCCATGCGTGCCGTGGCTTTCGTCGCGATGTTGCTGCTGGGTGCTGCCGCGTCTGAGTCTTATGCTCAGATTGTCGCCGCACCTGGGTCCGCTGCGCAGGTGATCCAGACGCAGAACGGACTCCAGCAAGTGAACATCGCCAAGCCGTCTGCTGCCGGCGTTTCCCTGAACAATTATTCACAATTCGACGTGCCCGGAAAGGGCGCGATTCTCAATAACTCGCCGACCATCGTTCAGACGCAACAGGCGGGTTATATCAATGGCAACCCGAATCTCTCGCCGGGGCAATCGGCGGGGATCATCGTCAACCAGGTGTTGAGCAATTCGCCGTCGCAGTTAAACGGCTTTCTGGAAGTGGCCGGGCAGCGCGCGGAAGTCGTGGTTGCAAATCAGCTTGCGCTCTCGGCGTATGACCTGGTCAACCGCAACGGCACGATTACACAGGCAGGCACCGCGCCGACGACGTTCACTGTGACCGGCACGCTGGACAACACGTCTGGCTCGATTCAGACCAACGCCGCCGATCTGACGCTCGCGCCCGCAGCGCTCGTGAACGACAACGGCACGATCACGAGTTCGGGCACCCGTGTTCACCGAATCGCCCGACACCGCGCTGCCCACGCCGATGTTCGACTGGGTGTTCTGCATCTGCTCAGTGTTCGTGCTCTTCACGATGCTGCCGCGCGTGGAGTGCTCCCAGTAGGAGCTGTCGTGCTCCTCGCGCGCTTCGTTGAGCGTGACATCGCCCGTTGCGACGATGTTCGCCGCGCCCGTCTCAGTCGACAGCGTCGAGCCTGTGAGCGTCACATTGCCCTTGCTCTTGTCCGTGCTCACTGCCGCCAGCGTCGCATTGCCGCCCGCCGAGAAGCTCGTGCCTACAGCTTGCTCGTCATAGTTGTGGCTCTCTTGACTGCGCTTCTTGCTGTAGTAGACATCGTCGACCTTGGCGCTATCGGTGACGCTCGTCGCCGTCAGATTGCCACCCGCGACCACCGTCATGTCCTTGGCGTCCTCGCCCCGATCTTCGACAAGAACAAGATCGAGGCGGGGTTTGAGATCGTCGGGCAGTTCACCGCTGAAGCCGGAACCTTCGTCGCGAACCGGGTGAAGGAGGCGGATGCGGCGAGCGCGGCGGCGAAGGACCCGAATCTGACGCCGGAACAGCGGGTGCAAGCGCAGCAGCAGGCCGATGAGCTGAACAAGGACTGGGGCCCCAACGGGACGTATCGTCAGGTGATGACGGCGTTGACGGTGGCGGCGGGTGGCAATGTGACGGCAGGCGCCGGTCGGTTCGCGCAAGCGGCAACGGTGGCGTATCTGCAAGAGCTTGGGGCGAACGAAGTCAAGCAGCTAGCGGATTCGCTGAAGGACGAAACGGCGCGGGCAGCGCTGCATGCGATCGTGGGATGCGCGGGTGCGGCGGGATCGGGCGCGAACTGCGGCGCGGGCGCCATGGGCGCGGCGGCCAGTAGTGTCATCGGGAGCCTGCTTGGACCGACGGAGAATATGTCGGCGGCGGATCGGCTAGTTCGGGAGAATTTGGTCAATAGTCTGGTGGCAGGCGTGGCCACGGGCATGGGCGCGAGTGGGGCGGATACCGCGACGGCTGCGGGGGCGGCGCAGATTGAGGTGCAGAATAATCAGGTTTCGATACTGCCGAAGAAGAATCCGCTGTCGGTTGATTTGGTGAAGACGTTCTGCGGCGCGGGCAAGTGCACGGACGACCAGGTGAAGCAGCTCGTTCAAACGCAGAACCAGATGAACGAGGCTTCGGGCAAGAACGCGGTCACGGCGGCGGGTGCTGTCGCGGCAGTGGCGGCGATTCCAGCGTTGGCAGTGCTTGGGCCGGAGGCGTTGACGCTTGCGCTGACCAATCCGGCAGCGGCGGTGAATGCTGGCATCATTACGGCGGAGACGGCGGCAGCCATTGTGACTAACTCGGTTGCTCCGAGCGTTGCAGTAGAAGGGGCAGCGGCAAGAGCAGGCAGTGCCGCCGACATGCGCACGGGTACGCAGTTGCGCAATCGATTGGCTTTTCAGGACGCTGGGCTGCTGGATTGAAGCGGGGAACTGACCGAAGCGGCGATTCAAAATTCTCGGAGGATCAATTCGTCTGGTTCCGGCACGATCAACAATCCGTCTATCGTTCAAGAACTGACGAAAGATGGTTCTAATATTGCTGATTGGGGAAAGTACACAACGCAATCAGTGACTGCGCCCAATGGACAATCATTGCAGATTGACTACTATATGAATTCGAAATCTGAAAAATTGATTACGCCACGCCTGATTACAAGGTGAAGGGAGTTGTTCTACCATGATGGTTCGTTATGCTAGGGAACGCGGTTTTAAGGGACAAGGGTGTGATCCGCTGCTTACCCTTGGACGGATATATCTTGTGATGGGTGTTGTGATAAGGCCTGCGCCGTATCAAGTGCAAGTATGCATTCTCACAGATACCGATCCGGGA
This genomic interval from Caballeronia sp. LZ062 contains the following:
- a CDS encoding 2-dehydropantoate 2-reductase: MKVCIYGAGAIGGWIGVRLAQAGCDVSVVARGATLDALTTRGLQLVEQDTTHTAQVRASAAPQALGQQDLVVVAVKAPAMESVAAHIAPLLSERTTVLTAMNGVPWWFCDGLGDAFAGRRLSSVDPHGAIAAAIPSAQTVGCVVHASCFVQAPGVIRHHQGNGLILGEASGKPSARVDSLVSLFAQAGFDASASPQIQRDVWFKLWGNMTMNPISAITGATTDRILGDDLVRGFVTRIMLEAKEIGARFGIPIEQEPADRHAVTAKLGAMKTSMLQDVEARKAVELDALVASVRELGAMTGVPTPFTDALLGLARLHARTLGLYPAQ
- a CDS encoding DUF4148 domain-containing protein; the protein is MKAASRFMFGALAACWAASAIAQPLTDDPSAPKTREQVRYDLRAWLAAGYDPNDWIHYPDNAMRAGRIVAQRRADKPPMTQ
- a CDS encoding Hsp20/alpha crystallin family protein — encoded protein: MNDTTQLAQRNEGDVTRKNEDNVRRASFTPAVDIVEDSHGITLWADLPGVPREKLDVKVHDARLFIEAEAVVTAQAGLRVHHAEVRAPRFARAFTVSDDFDTTKIDANLTNGVLKLTIPRREEARPRRIEVRAN
- a CDS encoding ABC transporter substrate-binding protein; translation: MKTLLTVLLSSTLAVSIGAHAKDWSTIRFGVDASYPPFESKAPDGQLVGFDIDVGNELCRRLEAKCVWVENAFDGMIPGLKARKFDGVLSTMSMTPARVKQIAFSSKLFHVPTRLVAKRDAKIQPTAESLAGKSVGVEQGSMQESYAKAHWGAKGVTVVSYADQDQVYADLLAGRLDASLQNAVQAERGFLDTPRGKPFAFAGPALEDSAIFGPGTAIGLRKEDTDLKEKLDGAIAAMIKDGTYKRIEQKYFDFDIYGE
- a CDS encoding filamentous hemagglutinin N-terminal domain-containing protein; translated protein: MNNGIYKLVFSRVRHMMIAVADFATGQGAEGGSATQRESVVSFHSIGSSLPMRAVAFVAMLLLGAAASESYAQIVAAPGSAAQVIQTQNGLQQVNIAKPSAAGVSLNNYSQFDVPGKGAILNNSPTIVQTQQAGYINGNPNLSPGQSAGIIVNQVLSNSPSQLNGFLEVAGQRAEVVVANQLALSAYDLVNRNGTITQAGTAPTTFTVTGTLDNTSGSIQTNAADLTLAPAALVNDNGTITSSGTRVHRIARHRAAHADVRLGVLHLLSVRALHDAAARGVLPVGAVVLLARFVERDIARCDDVRRARLSRQRRACERHIALALVRAHCRQRRIAARREARAYSLLVIVVALLTALLAVVDIVDLGAIGDARRRQIATRDHRHVLGVLAPIFDKNKIEAGFEIVGQFTAEAGTFVANRVKEADAASAAAKDPNLTPEQRVQAQQQADELNKDWGPNGTYRQVMTALTVAAGGNVTAGAGRFAQAATVAYLQELGANEVKQLADSLKDETARAALHAIVGCAGAAGSGANCGAGAMGAAASSVIGSLLGPTENMSAADRLVRENLVNSLVAGVATGMGASGADTATAAGAAQIEVQNNQVSILPKKNPLSVDLVKTFCGAGKCTDDQVKQLVQTQNQMNEASGKNAVTAAGAVAAVAAIPALAVLGPEALTLALTNPAAAVNAGIITAETAAAIVTNSVAPSVAVEGAAARAGSAADMRTGTQLRNRLAFQDAGLLD
- a CDS encoding tautomerase family protein — encoded protein: MRGKDAAYRAVIGDVVYENARFQIGGEHRASDFIVDCGYLGISRTDHCIVIQVTLNEGRDGVKKRAFCRAVADGLHERIRLRR
- a CDS encoding PLP-dependent aminotransferase family protein, whose protein sequence is MIELKLERGSRQAPTLVEQLVRAFSSAIEADTLRAGALLPSVRRLAESERLSTFTVTEAYGRLVSMGLVAARRGSGYRVAARGPRHQARAVEWQPPSLTATWLLSDVFADHSVPIKSGCGWLPNEWVNESGLHHALRAVSRVPAARIADYGHPYGFAPLRERIAEQLDRHGLPVDAASNVLLTSGATQALDLIVRTLLRPGDAVVVEDPGYCNLLQILRLAGLDVHGVPRTAAGIDTDVFERIVTEHRPKAVFLNTTLQNPTGATFSMASAFRLMQIAERHGLWVVEDDVNRELAPPGAPLLAALEGLSRVVYVGGFAKTITPSLRCGYVVAERDVLRELARTKMAVGLTSSEATERIVEKVLTEGRYARHVGFVVDKLKDAHALVEQRMDALGATLFRRPRAGLFVWAQLPIDPSRASEVATRALEHGIWLAPGSYFRPGDAPSACFRFNVPHSLDDALWAFLETLL
- a CDS encoding acyl-CoA dehydrogenase family protein, yielding MDFSLSPELTELQARVRAFIAKEIVPMERDPRCTPHGPNEALRAELIAKGRKAGLLSSHISPEFGGLGLGHVAKAILFEEAGYSPLGPVALNIAAPDEGNMHLLEAIATPEQKERWLRPLAAGEIRSCFCMTEPSPGAGADPAMLQTTATRDGDDYVIHGRKWFITGAEGAAVAIIMAKFADGPATMFLADMSSPGFVIERSMDSLDTCFPGGHGVVRFDGLRVPASNVLGEPGEGFRYAQVRLSPARLTHCMRWLGAARRAHDVASDYARRRQAFGKALGEHEGVGFMLADNEMDLHVTRLAIWHCAWVLDQGVLGKHESSVAKVVSSEALWRVVDRCVQVLGGQGVTHETVVARIFADMRAFRIYDGPSEVHRWSIARRILRGPKPAA
- a CDS encoding nucleotide pyrophosphohydrolase gives rise to the protein MKESPSELVAMRDMLREFVDERDWRRFHAPKNLAAALSVEASELLEPFMWLQTGDKTELDDAKLRAIRHEMADVLAYLVMLADALDVDLHEALREKMALNRAKYPAHKVRGDARKYSEYDE
- a CDS encoding DUF1059 domain-containing protein yields the protein MTRKYIDCRECSSDSHCTLALAADSEDELMQAAVQHAVSAHQHQDSPELRTELRKFFHDGTPPIDRPPA
- a CDS encoding DUF3293 domain-containing protein gives rise to the protein MDDSSLSDATLAAYRAAVYRIYGEPPIDMMIGEKNAEIAALLARHGVSSAVFVTAFNPFGRALSAGQNGARQHMLEARIVQSGLTALPGEGIDPNGIWTAEASLLVLGATEQDADELMLAYRQNAVVVVHSDGLAQLRVHPQYR
- a CDS encoding Hsp20/alpha crystallin family protein; translated protein: MSDFYFGGDVFAEFDRMQRQMSTLFGNLPSSIRTSRTDVFPQLNIGSTDDAVEIVAFAPGVDPATLDVTVDKGTLTISGERKAETQSEGARTYAKERFTGSFRRVIELPQNADIDKVQARYENGTLSITVGKREASKPRAITIQ